One genomic region from Oncorhynchus clarkii lewisi isolate Uvic-CL-2024 chromosome 21, UVic_Ocla_1.0, whole genome shotgun sequence encodes:
- the LOC139379551 gene encoding uncharacterized protein translates to MKMQMLVVLAVAALVPSLSEGRILSKCELKNLLEKEALKFNMTGGAGVKNLTNNDFVAKIVCHVEKASGFNTSFVTAWRDDDGPDVLPTRPAKVNDRHRPEPPPRRGKRHAGDDVDPTHPANNDNHPTRPPRTNYPTRLTLPNRPEQPPKRGKRHAGDDVDPTHPANNDNHPTRPPRPNNPTRLTLPTRPEQPPKRGKRHAGNHFTSGEESSSEEETMGTLYGLFQLSDRVICSSGSTPSLNLCQMNCSALIDDDISDDFNCVKTIKQTMESGRGQQTKARKRMINLLFQKECVATVASSYFSKC, encoded by the exons ATGAAGATGCAGATGTTGGTGGTGTTGGCTGTAGCAGCCTTGGTCCCGAGTCTGTCTGAGGGACGGATCCTTTCCAAATGTGAGCTGAAGAACTTGTTGGAGAAGGAGGCCCTCAAATTCAACATGACTGGGGGAGCCGGAGTGAAGAACCTGACAAACAACGATTTTGTGGCTAAAA TCGTCTGCCACGTGGAGAAGGCCTCCGGTTTCAACACCAGTTTTGTGACTGCTTGGAGGGATGATGACGGCCCTGATGTACTCCCTACCCGCCCTGCCAAGGTTAATGACCGCCATCGCCCTGAGCCCCCTCCTAGGAGGGGTAAGAGACACGCTGGGGATGATGTTGACCCTACCCACCCTGCTAACAATGATAACCACCCTACCCGTCCTCCCCGCACTAACTACCCTACCCGCCTTACCCTTCCTAACCGCCCTGAGCAGCCTCCTAAGAGAGGTAAGAGACACGCTGGGGATGATGTTGACCCTACCCACCCTGCTAACAATGATAACCATCCTACCCGTCCTCCCCGCCCTAACAACCCTACCCGCCTTACCCTTCCTACCCGCCCTGAGCAGCCTCCTAAGAGAGGTAAGAGACACGCTGGGAATCACTTTACCTCAGGAGAGGAAAGCTCCAGCGAAGAAGAGACCATGGGGACCCTTTACGGCTTGTTCCAGCTGAGCGATCGTGTGATTTGTTCCTCAGGCTCAACTCCATCGTTGAACCTTTGCCAGATGAACTGCAGTG CTTTGATTGACGACGACATAAGTGATGACTttaactgtgtgaagactatcaAACAGACAAT GGAAAGTGGTCGCGGTCAACAAACAAAGGCTCGAAAGAGAAT GATCAACCTGCTCTTCCAGAAGGAATGTGTCGCCACGGTGGCCTCCAGCTACTTCTCCAAGTGTTGA